A window of the Lolium perenne isolate Kyuss_39 chromosome 7, Kyuss_2.0, whole genome shotgun sequence genome harbors these coding sequences:
- the LOC127314970 gene encoding putative F-box/FBD/LRR-repeat protein At5g56810, with the protein MELRSGRRLRSSGTAPIGFASAMELRSGRRICSSQQVRIPEDLGPDRISALPDDLLLIILARLRSIVTAARTGILSRRWRNLWTLLSTLIFHNVKYSSLEPVLARLVSPAVSLLEIHIPITRRQPDRWDWWEHMSPVEVYMDAGVTSLLRAAARLEPEELVFTIDKVKGSHVDVPYFRRAASIVLKANTFSAPFHMPPGVEFVALDTLSLSCSITGLDDLISRCPRLRVLRLKVPTKNYLVMVHSTSLQQLFVNTRDGTSRVDIDAPVLRRLSMSLRPYRQLDISVMAPMMETISWYCSYCYVRLAPGFGSWRLNELRIQMAQRQEELPSLHIDASMCSLSDPPQVADFRKEIEKHLFAAFSSLELHLITCGHDYGSLVFHLIGMHQIHRAMRRLNVIIPEINEKKECPTNCLCRPTKVQTILLIALEEIQIDGFEGDGHEFDFLELVFKSAPMLKRVTVKLSHDDHQEPKYARLYGLFRAYTSVECCVYLSTGEYMACIYD; encoded by the exons ATGGAGCTGAGATCGGGGCGACGCCTGCGCTCGTCGGGAACGGCACCGATCGGGTTCGCCTCTGCCATGGAGTTGAGGTCGGGGCGCCGCATCTGTTCCAGCCAGCAGGTACGCATCCCAGAAGACCTCGGACCGGACCGTATCAGCGCCCTACCCGACGATCTGCTCCTCATCATCCTCGCCCGCCTCCGATCCATCGTCACCGCCGCGCGCACCGGTATCCTCTCCCGCCGGTGGCGCAACCTATGGACGCTCCTCTCCACGCTCATCTTCCACAATGTAAAATACTCCTCGCTCGAACCGGTGCTAGCCCGCCTTGTCTCCCCCGCCGTCTCCCTTCTCGAGATCCACATCCCCATCACGAGGAGGCAGCCCGATCGTTGGGACTGGTGGGAGCACATGTCCCCTGTCGAAGTGTATATGGACGCTGGTGTCACCTCGCTACTGCGTGCCGCCGCACGGCTTGAGCCGGAGGAGCTCGTGTTCACCATCGACAAGGTAAAAGGCAGCCATGTCGATGTGCCCTACTTCCGCCGTGCCGCCTCGATCGTGCTAAAAGCAAACACCTTTAGCGCCCCTTTCCACATGCCACCCGGTGTTGAGTTTGTCGCTCTCGATACACTATCCCTCTCATGCTCTATCACTGGCCTCGATGACCTCATCTCCCGGTGCCCACGCCTCCGCGTCCTCCGACTCAAGGTGCCCACCAAAAATTACTTGGTGATGGTCCACTCCACGTCGCTGCAACAGCTATTCGTGAACACCCGAGATGGCACAAGTCGCGTTGACATTGATGCCCCCGTGCTTAGGCGATTGTCCATGTCATTACGCCCTTACAGGCAACTGGACATCTCCGTCATGGCACCAATGATGGAGACCATCTCATGGTACTGCTCTTATTGCTATGTGAGGTTGGCTCCTGGTTTTGGTAGCTGGCGGCTCAATGAGCTAAGGATACAAATGGCACAGAGGCAAGAAGAGCTCCCTTCGTTGCACATTGATGCTAGCATG TGCTCGTTATCTGATCCTCCACAAGTGGCAGACTTTAGGAAGGAGATTGAGAAGCATTTGTTTGCAGCCTTCTCAAGTTTGGAGCTACATCTCATAACATGTGGGCATGATTACGGATCATTGGTGTTTCATCTCATTGGGATGCATCAGATTCATAGGGCCATGCGGAGGCTTAATGTCATCATTCCGGAAATAAAT GAGAAGAAAGAATGCCCAACAAATTGTCTTTGTCGTCCCACGAAAGTCCAAACCATCTTGTTGATTGCACTCGAGGAAATACAAATTGATGGTTTTGAAGGAGACGGTCATGAATTTGATTTCTTGGAATTGGTGTTTAAGTCTGCGCCAATGCTTAAAAGAGTGACTGTGAAGCTGTCACATGATGATCATCAAGAACCAAAGTATGCACGACTGTACGGCCTTTTCAGGGCATATACTTCCGTGGAATGTTGTGTTTATCTTAGCACTGGTGAGTATATGGCTTGCATATATGATTAG